The following proteins are co-located in the Flectobacillus major DSM 103 genome:
- a CDS encoding RNA polymerase sigma factor, translating into MSKRKTVIAEDTLVALLRNKDQRGFSILYDNYSSALYGVIFKIVRSEEIAADVMQDSFVKIWKNIDGYNQSKGTLFTWILNVARNTAIDKIRSQDYQNSQRNQDIESTINIIDSQGASQFDIDAIGLSKVVDKLKPEHRQVIDLLYFKGYTQEEVSKEYGIPLGTVKTRVKSAITHLREYFVSLSLLLLAWFS; encoded by the coding sequence ATGTCAAAGCGTAAAACTGTCATAGCGGAAGATACTCTGGTTGCTTTATTGCGAAATAAAGACCAACGAGGTTTCTCGATTCTGTATGATAATTATTCATCGGCACTTTATGGGGTTATCTTTAAGATAGTTCGTTCAGAAGAAATCGCCGCTGATGTCATGCAGGATTCCTTTGTAAAAATTTGGAAGAATATCGATGGCTATAACCAATCGAAAGGAACTCTATTTACTTGGATTTTGAATGTGGCTCGTAATACGGCTATCGACAAAATTCGTTCGCAAGATTATCAAAACTCCCAGCGGAATCAAGATATAGAATCTACGATAAATATTATTGATAGCCAAGGTGCCAGCCAATTTGACATAGATGCCATTGGGTTGTCGAAGGTAGTAGACAAACTTAAGCCCGAGCATCGACAAGTGATCGACTTGCTGTATTTTAAAGGTTATACTCAAGAGGAGGTTTCAAAAGAATATGGTATTCCTTTGGGAACTGTCAAAACTCGTGTAAAATCAGCTATTACACATTTACGAGAGTATTTCGTTAGTCTTTCACTATTGCTTTTAGCTTGGTTTTCTTAG
- a CDS encoding lysoplasmalogenase, producing MKRILTENFKWIYGIIAIAELVFGLLPPQYGYLRYFTKPALVLSLMLYFWQFRKNTPRSSNIFLIALFFAWLGDILLMLPDAFELGLASFLVMQVLYAWVFWHDCPLPFQGFAFRQAWIIVVVVLCQCLVLYLIIPQLNQLFLPVLIYSIAITTMVSTACNRGGQVLPKSFVWVALGAGLFMLSDGLIAFDKFGYPFPYNGFWVMLTYCVAQYLIVEGRLLQHKK from the coding sequence ATGAAAAGGATTTTAACAGAAAATTTTAAGTGGATTTATGGTATCATTGCTATAGCTGAGTTGGTATTTGGCTTATTGCCTCCACAATACGGATATTTGAGGTACTTTACCAAGCCAGCCTTGGTGCTTTCGCTGATGTTGTATTTTTGGCAGTTCCGAAAAAATACCCCTCGGTCATCTAATATCTTTCTGATAGCCTTATTTTTTGCATGGCTAGGCGATATTCTGCTGATGCTCCCCGATGCTTTTGAGTTAGGATTGGCATCTTTTTTGGTAATGCAGGTATTATATGCGTGGGTATTTTGGCACGACTGCCCATTGCCGTTCCAGGGGTTTGCTTTTCGGCAAGCATGGATTATTGTGGTAGTGGTGTTGTGTCAGTGTTTGGTATTGTATCTTATTATACCCCAACTCAATCAGCTATTTTTACCTGTATTGATTTATTCGATTGCTATTACCACGATGGTAAGTACGGCTTGTAATAGGGGAGGGCAAGTTTTGCCCAAGAGCTTTGTATGGGTAGCCCTAGGGGCGGGTTTGTTTATGCTGTCTGATGGCCTAATTGCTTTTGACAAATTTGGATACCCTTTTCCTTACAACGGTTTTTGGGTAATGCTTACTTATTGTGTCGCTCAGTATTTGATTGTAGAAGGAAGGCTCTTGCAGCATAAGAAATAA
- a CDS encoding 4Fe-4S binding protein gives MQKGANNTYWGNIKEGIKTSLKGLSLSFKHFKDARQSRKPIFVDDPTYFDQQTGIVTTQYPFEQIPVPDNGRYQLHNEMDDCIVCDKCAKICPVDCIEIEPIKATGVVGYASDGSAIRLYAAKFDIDMSKCCFCGLCTTVCPTECLTMKKEYDFSVFDIIEHNFEFGNLTLEQSEEKKKLYEQYMLEKEAFKKEASKQKAVTASDDTVAKPVAKPAFKPKASVMPVTDKSVEATDEQATAKPVFKPKIRPTATADEGENTSTLPTEEAKVSAKPVFKPKFKPANAESVEAKSEETNDAVASPEPVVESAPRPKPVFKPKFKPANAESVEAKSEETNDVVPSPEPAVESTPRPKPVFKPKFKKPE, from the coding sequence ATGCAAAAAGGAGCCAACAACACATATTGGGGTAATATCAAAGAAGGTATCAAAACTTCGTTAAAGGGCTTATCGTTATCATTTAAGCACTTTAAAGATGCTCGACAAAGTCGTAAACCTATTTTTGTAGATGACCCCACTTACTTCGACCAGCAAACAGGTATTGTAACTACACAGTATCCGTTTGAGCAAATTCCTGTACCCGACAATGGCCGTTATCAGTTACACAACGAAATGGATGATTGTATTGTGTGCGATAAATGTGCCAAAATATGTCCTGTCGATTGTATTGAAATAGAGCCTATCAAAGCTACAGGTGTTGTAGGTTATGCCTCCGATGGCTCTGCTATAAGGTTATATGCCGCAAAGTTTGATATAGATATGTCAAAATGCTGTTTTTGTGGACTTTGTACTACTGTTTGCCCAACAGAGTGCCTAACCATGAAAAAAGAATATGACTTTTCGGTATTTGATATTATCGAACATAATTTTGAGTTTGGTAATCTAACGCTTGAACAATCGGAGGAAAAGAAAAAACTGTATGAGCAGTATATGCTTGAGAAGGAAGCATTCAAAAAAGAGGCTTCAAAACAAAAAGCTGTTACGGCATCTGATGACACTGTAGCAAAGCCTGTTGCAAAACCAGCATTTAAGCCTAAAGCTTCTGTAATGCCTGTAACTGATAAATCTGTAGAAGCTACAGATGAACAGGCTACAGCTAAACCAGTATTTAAACCCAAAATAAGGCCTACTGCTACAGCCGACGAAGGCGAAAATACCTCTACATTACCTACTGAAGAAGCTAAAGTATCAGCCAAGCCAGTTTTTAAACCAAAGTTTAAACCTGCCAATGCTGAAAGTGTAGAAGCAAAATCAGAGGAGACTAACGATGCTGTAGCCTCACCCGAGCCAGTGGTAGAGTCAGCACCACGTCCTAAGCCAGTTTTTAAACCAAAGTTTAAACCTGCCAATGCTGAAAGTGTAGAAGCAAAATCAGAAGAGACTAACGATGTTGTACCCTCACCCGAGCCAGCGGTAGAGTCAACACCACGTCCTAAGCCAGTTTTTAAACCAAAGTTTAAGAAACCAGAATAG
- a CDS encoding STN and carboxypeptidase regulatory-like domain-containing protein, translating into MTQSVRYTITFWVVYSINFISYSAFSQNSPLDKIISVRFNDERLDNVLEYIAKQGDFNFSYNSSLIDPSRKIDLLLYNKPVREVLSVLFKGTIRYKLQGQYVILIKNETPPKTTIYISGFVIDANTGEKLPNVSIYEKNSLAAAISNANGYYKLKLSSPKLPFKLTVSKPGFVQQSVWIKTAQSDTKDWILQAIEPVGPLKLPIDDNTVLFPNTIDSAMLPTQHIALPTVLNTEISLNEYIPDVTNEGIFPVYRKIDTARKANLWEQLKERFGKMMVHRSQRIHAQNVTDTLYRSWQISLLPFLGTNRLLSGSIENGVSINIVMGYSAGVRKFEFGGLFNGVRRNMNGIQVAGVGNIVGKDVKGMQFAGVFNTNLGQTEGMSLAGVWNHSWRNHKGVQMATLINLTHKSLRGVQMSALLNVSGSISKGVQLSPNLNVVLKESRGWQIGFINFAHKVSKGGKQFGFLNFSDSSATTPIGFLSFVGRGNGYKRLEAAIDENQSANFTFKTGVPAFYNIITLGYNFVRTYETFNIGYGVGRAYKLGRRWMLNTDLVTNAIVEYDGMSGINQGTLFRLDIGFEKFLARNSTLTFGPSVKALIIDPQNSSYWNGKPFRNMPTYQAIRSTEKFTLWIGFQMGMRIKQRYGD; encoded by the coding sequence ATGACTCAAAGTGTACGATATACAATAACTTTTTGGGTTGTCTATAGTATTAACTTTATCAGCTATTCGGCTTTTTCTCAGAATTCTCCCTTAGATAAAATCATTTCTGTACGCTTCAATGACGAACGACTCGATAATGTCTTAGAATATATTGCCAAACAAGGTGATTTTAACTTTTCGTATAACTCTAGCTTAATTGACCCTAGCCGAAAAATAGACTTATTGTTGTACAATAAGCCTGTTCGGGAAGTACTGTCGGTACTGTTTAAAGGTACAATTCGATATAAGTTACAAGGGCAATATGTTATTTTGATAAAAAATGAAACGCCCCCCAAAACCACAATTTATATTTCGGGGTTTGTGATTGATGCCAATACAGGTGAAAAGTTACCCAATGTCAGTATTTATGAGAAAAATAGCTTGGCTGCTGCCATCAGTAATGCCAATGGATATTATAAACTAAAGCTTTCTTCGCCCAAACTCCCTTTTAAGCTTACTGTTTCTAAACCTGGATTTGTGCAGCAATCGGTATGGATAAAAACGGCTCAGAGCGATACCAAAGACTGGATATTGCAGGCTATCGAACCTGTAGGGCCACTAAAACTTCCCATCGACGACAATACGGTACTGTTCCCTAATACCATCGACTCGGCGATGCTACCTACACAACATATCGCTTTGCCTACAGTGCTTAACACCGAAATATCACTGAATGAATATATCCCCGATGTAACAAATGAAGGAATATTTCCTGTTTATCGAAAAATAGATACAGCCAGAAAAGCAAATTTATGGGAACAACTCAAAGAACGATTTGGTAAAATGATGGTGCATCGTTCGCAAAGAATACACGCCCAAAACGTAACAGATACGCTTTATCGTTCTTGGCAAATATCGTTATTACCTTTTTTGGGTACTAACCGCTTGCTTTCGGGAAGTATCGAAAACGGCGTTTCTATCAATATTGTTATGGGCTACTCTGCAGGTGTACGCAAATTTGAGTTTGGAGGTTTATTCAATGGTGTACGCCGCAATATGAATGGAATCCAAGTGGCTGGTGTGGGCAATATCGTGGGCAAAGATGTAAAAGGCATGCAGTTTGCAGGGGTATTTAATACCAACTTGGGCCAAACTGAAGGAATGTCGCTAGCAGGAGTCTGGAATCATTCGTGGCGAAACCATAAGGGAGTACAAATGGCCACTCTTATCAACCTTACGCACAAAAGCCTACGAGGAGTACAAATGAGTGCTTTGCTTAATGTTTCGGGTTCTATTTCAAAAGGAGTTCAGCTTTCGCCCAACCTCAATGTTGTACTAAAAGAATCGAGAGGTTGGCAAATTGGCTTTATAAACTTTGCTCATAAAGTAAGTAAAGGAGGTAAACAATTTGGCTTTCTCAACTTCAGTGATTCGTCGGCTACAACACCCATTGGCTTTTTGAGCTTTGTTGGGCGTGGCAACGGCTATAAAAGGCTCGAAGCTGCTATTGACGAAAACCAATCTGCCAATTTTACCTTCAAAACGGGCGTACCAGCTTTTTACAATATTATTACATTAGGCTACAATTTTGTAAGAACTTACGAAACCTTCAACATTGGTTATGGGGTTGGTCGGGCTTATAAACTTGGACGGCGGTGGATGCTCAATACAGACTTGGTTACCAATGCTATTGTAGAATACGACGGTATGTCTGGTATAAACCAAGGAACATTATTTCGATTAGATATTGGATTCGAGAAGTTTTTGGCTCGTAATTCTACACTGACCTTTGGCCCGTCGGTAAAGGCTCTTATTATCGACCCCCAAAACTCTTCTTATTGGAATGGCAAACCTTTCAGAAATATGCCAACCTACCAAGCAATTCGCTCTACAGAAAAATTTACCCTATGGATTGGCTTTCAGATGGGCATGAGAATTAAACAACGCTACGGCGACTAA
- a CDS encoding DUF1573 domain-containing protein — MKKLFFFFAFLFAATFANAQGVIKFKAESHDFGKVEEGTLATYTFEFTNTGTAPVVISNAQPSCGCTTPDWTREPVLPGKTGKVTASFNSAGRPGGFNKTVTVISNSETPTIALTIKGEVVPKSAESAPAASPAPVPTVTKNAAPTTAPAKPAAKKKSSK; from the coding sequence ATGAAAAAACTATTTTTCTTTTTCGCATTTTTGTTTGCAGCTACATTCGCTAATGCACAAGGTGTAATCAAGTTCAAAGCTGAATCTCATGACTTTGGTAAAGTGGAGGAAGGTACTCTTGCTACCTACACTTTTGAGTTTACTAATACTGGTACTGCTCCTGTTGTAATTTCAAATGCTCAACCTTCATGTGGCTGTACTACACCCGATTGGACAAGAGAGCCTGTTCTTCCTGGTAAAACTGGAAAAGTTACAGCTTCGTTCAACTCGGCTGGTCGCCCAGGTGGTTTCAACAAAACAGTTACAGTAATCAGTAACTCAGAAACACCAACTATCGCTTTGACTATTAAAGGTGAAGTTGTTCCTAAGTCAGCAGAATCGGCTCCTGCAGCTAGTCCTGCACCAGTACCAACTGTTACTAAAAATGCGGCTCCTACTACCGCACCAGCAAAACCTGCTGCTAAGAAAAAGTCTAGCAAATAA
- a CDS encoding RNA polymerase sigma-70 factor, whose amino-acid sequence MQLTDSDILTAIRQGNERVFEVVFRKHYQALCNYGFGLLKDMDDAEEIVQGIFMKFWEQREEIEITVSLKSYLYRAVHNTCLNRIKHLKIQDTYRQHVGDFLELNHDSATDELYKNELEQRIAVAIDKLPEQCRLIFRMSRFEELKYQEIADQLQLSIKTVENQIGKALKILRTELADYLPILVLLWAGLGG is encoded by the coding sequence TTGCAACTTACAGACTCTGATATTTTAACAGCCATTCGGCAAGGTAACGAACGTGTTTTCGAAGTAGTTTTTCGGAAGCACTATCAGGCACTTTGTAACTATGGATTTGGCTTGCTAAAAGATATGGATGATGCCGAAGAAATAGTGCAGGGGATTTTTATGAAATTTTGGGAACAGCGTGAAGAAATAGAAATTACGGTATCGCTGAAATCATATTTGTATCGAGCAGTACATAATACTTGTCTGAATCGTATCAAACACCTCAAAATTCAAGATACTTATCGCCAGCATGTTGGCGATTTTCTGGAGCTAAATCACGATTCAGCAACAGATGAGTTGTATAAAAATGAACTAGAACAACGCATTGCCGTGGCTATTGATAAGCTTCCAGAGCAATGCAGATTGATATTTAGAATGAGCCGTTTTGAGGAACTTAAATACCAAGAAATTGCCGACCAATTACAATTATCTATCAAAACCGTTGAAAACCAAATAGGTAAAGCTCTAAAAATCCTAAGAACCGAATTGGCCGATTATTTGCCTATATTGGTTTTGTTGTGGGCAGGTTTAGGAGGCTAA
- a CDS encoding FecR family protein translates to MTNNTKIDELLAKYLAEENHEDDSALLNALLNDSDESDTLLSHSKLIWEASGAFQEKKKVDIDAAWTKVRAGMDTPKKKIDTSAVEPVIHLNERVATVKEVPAETPSVIRFWPLITQIAAMLVLLCGIGFWLYQQQNIPQIASLTTSSQQNTLSKTLPDGTRVLLNKNSSISFPEQFEGDTRQVTLEGEAFFEVHHDSEHPFIIKAKGTEIKVLGTSFNVTAYNTAVKVLVKTGKVRFSKNNSEVILTQGQQAEATSEQVQVSEVVNLNALAYQSKTFVFDNTPLKEVAQILSGAFSQQVVLANPAIANCKLTATFEREKLANILSIIAETFSLKVETKGQDFVLQGNGCQ, encoded by the coding sequence ATGACTAATAATACTAAAATAGACGAACTTTTGGCAAAATATCTGGCCGAAGAAAATCATGAGGACGATTCTGCTCTACTGAATGCCCTACTGAATGATTCTGACGAGTCCGATACATTACTCAGCCACTCAAAGCTAATTTGGGAGGCTTCTGGTGCGTTTCAAGAAAAAAAGAAAGTTGATATTGACGCTGCCTGGACTAAAGTTAGGGCAGGTATGGATACCCCCAAGAAGAAAATAGATACCAGTGCTGTAGAACCCGTTATTCATCTCAACGAAAGAGTTGCTACGGTAAAAGAAGTACCAGCCGAAACGCCTTCCGTTATTCGCTTTTGGCCACTGATAACCCAAATAGCAGCTATGCTAGTATTGCTTTGTGGCATTGGCTTTTGGCTGTATCAACAACAAAATATTCCTCAAATAGCCTCACTTACAACAAGTTCTCAACAAAATACGTTATCAAAAACATTACCCGATGGTACGAGGGTGTTGCTCAATAAAAACTCAAGTATTAGTTTCCCTGAACAATTTGAGGGTGATACCCGCCAAGTAACCCTTGAAGGAGAGGCTTTTTTTGAGGTTCATCACGACAGCGAGCATCCTTTTATTATCAAGGCCAAAGGTACCGAAATCAAAGTGTTGGGTACATCATTTAATGTGACAGCCTATAATACGGCGGTAAAAGTGTTGGTAAAAACAGGTAAAGTACGGTTCTCGAAAAACAATAGCGAAGTAATCTTAACACAAGGTCAACAAGCAGAAGCAACCTCCGAGCAAGTTCAAGTATCGGAAGTCGTAAATCTCAATGCACTGGCTTACCAATCTAAAACGTTTGTTTTTGACAACACGCCACTTAAAGAAGTAGCCCAAATACTTTCAGGGGCTTTTTCACAACAGGTAGTTTTGGCTAATCCTGCCATTGCCAATTGCAAACTTACCGCTACCTTTGAGCGTGAGAAATTAGCCAATATCTTGTCGATTATTGCCGAAACGTTTAGCTTAAAAGTTGAAACTAAAGGGCAAGATTTTGTGCTTCAAGGCAACGGATGCCAATAA
- a CDS encoding alpha-ketoacid dehydrogenase subunit alpha/beta produces the protein MLENELLSETIVLKKESVIEDYRLARISRECSLLVRKEVFTGRAKFGIYGDGKELAQIALARAMKAGDFISGYYRDQTIVAAVGDMTWQQYFAQLYGHPDKKFDPHTGGRTMNNHHATQWLDKNGDWLNQTELFNSVAGVSSTAGQMPRAVGLAYASKLYRELPELQGDIAQKFSNKGNEVCFATIGDASTSEGMFLECINAAGVLQIPLVLAVWDDGYGISVPSEYQTTKSSISKALAGYQRNEDGAGLEIFTAKAWDYAGLMDTFQKAASFARKYHIPSLIHVEEVTQQQGHSASGSHERYKSAERLQFEIDFDCNIRFRQWILESEIATEQELKAIDEEAVKIAKQSQKDAWKDYIDAIKPEREDALSLMYQAASESQNGTQIKAIADELRKAVHPIYRENVIAVKKVLRQLRFENFPAKQGLLQWLQQAEKANYGRFNSHQVSESEWSPLKVHPVAPSYSDQAQMIDGREILNRNFDHLLATDPRIFIIGEDVGRIGDVNQTLAGLQDKHGELRLTDTGIREMTIVGQGIGAAMRGLRPIIEIQYLDYIFYPFATLSDDLACLHYRTVGGQKAPMIVRTRGHRLEGIWHSGSPMGVLLNGLRGVHLCVPRNMTQAAGMYNTLIDGDDPAIVIECLNGYRLKEKFPENLFEMRVPLGVPEVIREGSDITIVTYGSMCRIVQDAARQLQEVGISVEIVDVQTLLPFDISHKIVESIKKTNRVVFADEDMPGGASAYMMQQVLDNQNAYRWLDSKPVCIAAQPHRPAYSSDGDYFSKPNIDTVFDTVYEIMSEVNPNEYPRLY, from the coding sequence GTGTTGGAAAACGAACTACTATCAGAAACAATTGTGCTTAAAAAAGAGTCGGTTATCGAAGATTACCGTCTTGCACGAATAAGCCGTGAATGTTCTCTTCTTGTTAGAAAAGAGGTATTTACGGGTCGTGCAAAGTTTGGTATTTATGGCGATGGCAAAGAACTAGCCCAAATTGCCTTAGCAAGGGCAATGAAGGCAGGTGACTTTATTTCTGGTTATTATCGTGACCAAACTATTGTAGCCGCCGTAGGGGATATGACTTGGCAACAGTATTTTGCCCAGCTGTATGGACACCCTGATAAAAAATTTGACCCTCACACAGGTGGTAGAACCATGAATAATCATCATGCTACCCAATGGCTCGACAAAAATGGCGATTGGCTCAACCAAACCGAACTTTTTAATTCGGTGGCTGGGGTTTCGTCTACGGCAGGCCAAATGCCTCGTGCTGTTGGTTTAGCTTATGCTTCTAAGTTGTACCGAGAACTACCTGAATTGCAAGGCGATATTGCTCAAAAATTTTCAAATAAAGGTAATGAAGTATGTTTTGCTACTATTGGCGATGCTTCTACTTCGGAAGGAATGTTTTTGGAATGTATCAATGCTGCAGGAGTTTTACAGATACCTTTGGTATTGGCTGTATGGGACGATGGCTATGGTATTTCGGTACCTTCAGAGTACCAAACTACCAAATCGTCTATCTCAAAAGCTCTAGCGGGTTATCAACGCAACGAAGATGGGGCCGGTCTTGAAATTTTTACAGCTAAAGCATGGGATTATGCTGGATTGATGGATACTTTCCAAAAAGCAGCTTCTTTTGCTCGTAAATATCATATTCCTTCTTTGATACACGTCGAGGAGGTTACACAGCAACAAGGACACTCTGCTTCGGGCTCGCACGAACGGTACAAATCAGCAGAAAGACTTCAGTTTGAAATAGATTTTGATTGTAATATTCGCTTTCGTCAGTGGATTCTTGAATCTGAAATTGCTACCGAACAGGAACTAAAAGCTATTGACGAAGAAGCCGTGAAAATTGCTAAGCAGTCGCAAAAAGATGCTTGGAAAGATTACATAGATGCCATAAAACCTGAAAGAGAAGACGCTTTGTCGTTGATGTATCAGGCCGCATCTGAAAGCCAAAATGGAACACAAATCAAGGCTATCGCCGACGAACTCCGAAAGGCTGTACATCCTATTTATCGTGAAAATGTTATTGCCGTAAAAAAAGTACTTCGACAATTACGGTTTGAAAATTTTCCTGCCAAACAAGGACTTCTCCAGTGGCTTCAACAAGCCGAAAAAGCTAATTATGGCCGATTCAATTCTCATCAAGTAAGTGAATCTGAATGGTCTCCGCTCAAGGTACATCCTGTTGCTCCAAGTTATTCCGACCAAGCTCAGATGATAGATGGGCGTGAGATTCTTAATCGTAACTTCGACCATTTACTGGCAACTGACCCTCGTATATTTATTATTGGCGAAGACGTAGGACGAATAGGAGACGTAAACCAAACGCTGGCAGGGCTTCAAGATAAACACGGAGAATTGCGACTTACCGATACGGGTATTCGTGAAATGACGATTGTGGGGCAAGGTATAGGAGCAGCCATGAGAGGATTACGCCCAATTATCGAGATTCAGTATTTAGACTATATATTTTATCCTTTTGCTACCTTGTCCGACGACTTGGCGTGTTTGCATTATCGAACTGTTGGAGGGCAAAAAGCTCCCATGATTGTTAGGACTAGGGGGCATCGTTTAGAAGGTATTTGGCATTCGGGTTCGCCAATGGGAGTACTATTGAATGGTCTTCGAGGTGTTCATCTTTGTGTTCCTCGCAATATGACTCAGGCTGCAGGTATGTACAATACACTTATTGATGGCGACGACCCTGCTATTGTAATAGAATGCTTAAATGGCTATCGACTTAAAGAAAAGTTTCCCGAAAATCTCTTTGAAATGCGTGTGCCTCTAGGCGTTCCAGAAGTTATCAGAGAAGGCTCGGATATTACTATTGTTACGTATGGCTCTATGTGTCGGATTGTACAAGATGCCGCACGCCAATTACAAGAGGTGGGTATTAGCGTCGAAATTGTAGATGTTCAAACATTGTTGCCTTTTGATATTTCGCATAAAATTGTTGAGTCTATCAAGAAAACAAATCGAGTGGTGTTTGCCGATGAAGATATGCCTGGCGGAGCATCGGCCTATATGATGCAGCAAGTGCTTGATAACCAAAATGCTTATCGTTGGCTGGATTCTAAGCCTGTTTGTATTGCTGCCCAGCCACACCGTCCAGCCTACAGCTCCGATGGTGATTATTTCTCAAAACCAAATATCGATACGGTTTTTGATACAGTTTATGAAATAATGTCGGAGGTAAACCCTAATGAATATCCTAGGTTGTATTAA
- a CDS encoding anti-sigma factor → MNIQEYIESGILESYVLGNTTAEESVEVERLAEQYPAIEQEIALIRGSLEEYALQFAQNPPSALKSRVMDALLALEQDSAEIQEVAPNVIAFQPQVAEAEKPSVLRYAASWVLLALSIAANVLLYTRWQNSEEKVVALESKNQLFAQNEQILKANYQQEIAILQNPDIKKVRLGGQEAAPNAQAMVYWNAKTEEVYLSSLKLPVAPAGKQYQLWAIVDGKPVDAGLINDSGSFTRMKSLGNAVAFAISLEAEGGSTTEAGPKGQIFVLGNV, encoded by the coding sequence ATGAATATTCAAGAATATATAGAATCAGGTATTCTGGAAAGCTATGTGCTTGGAAATACCACTGCCGAAGAGTCGGTAGAGGTAGAGCGTTTGGCCGAGCAATACCCTGCTATTGAGCAAGAAATTGCTTTGATACGTGGGTCGCTTGAAGAATATGCTCTACAATTTGCCCAAAATCCCCCTTCTGCATTAAAAAGCCGTGTTATGGATGCCTTGCTTGCATTAGAACAAGACTCGGCCGAAATACAAGAGGTTGCCCCCAATGTAATAGCATTTCAGCCTCAAGTGGCTGAAGCCGAAAAACCGTCGGTGTTGAGATATGCTGCCTCATGGGTATTGCTAGCCCTAAGCATAGCGGCCAACGTACTGCTGTATACTCGCTGGCAAAACTCGGAAGAAAAAGTCGTAGCTCTTGAATCAAAAAATCAGCTTTTTGCCCAAAACGAGCAAATCTTGAAAGCAAACTACCAGCAAGAGATTGCCATTTTACAAAATCCTGATATTAAGAAAGTTCGACTTGGAGGCCAAGAGGCCGCTCCAAATGCCCAAGCAATGGTATATTGGAACGCCAAAACTGAAGAAGTATACCTGTCTTCACTAAAATTACCGGTAGCCCCAGCAGGAAAACAGTACCAACTCTGGGCGATTGTCGATGGCAAGCCCGTTGATGCTGGTTTGATAAATGACTCGGGGAGTTTTACACGTATGAAGTCGTTGGGAAATGCAGTGGCTTTTGCTATTTCGCTAGAGGCTGAGGGCGGAAGTACTACTGAAGCTGGCCCTAAAGGACAAATTTTTGTACTTGGCAATGTATAG